A single genomic interval of Tsukamurella paurometabola harbors:
- a CDS encoding oxidoreductase yields the protein MTDPLSPLVAVPAVAEAAAAAREALAKVHRHPANRREWRATATESSLRGARASAALDGGAVALSRDELINDPVLAGSMRAYQAIDGDLLDATVGVWRRAPLQVLARLHTLAAADLVDGDDTRLGRPRAGAGERLGLLAQLVTGGTQAPAPVLAAIVHGELLSLRPFEVADGVVARAASRLVTVASGLDPHALGIPETTWLKFAPSYADAADAFGMGDPDGVVAWVVLCCQALEAGGLEALALAER from the coding sequence GTGACCGACCCGCTGAGCCCGCTCGTCGCCGTCCCCGCCGTCGCTGAGGCGGCCGCCGCCGCGCGGGAGGCGCTCGCCAAGGTGCACCGTCACCCGGCCAACCGCCGCGAGTGGCGGGCGACCGCGACGGAATCGTCGTTGCGGGGAGCCCGCGCCTCCGCGGCCCTCGACGGTGGCGCCGTCGCCCTGAGCCGCGACGAGCTCATCAACGACCCGGTGCTCGCGGGGTCGATGCGCGCGTACCAGGCGATCGACGGTGACCTGCTGGATGCGACCGTGGGAGTGTGGCGGCGCGCACCGTTGCAGGTCCTCGCCCGTCTCCACACCCTGGCCGCCGCGGATCTGGTCGACGGCGACGACACCCGCCTGGGCCGCCCCCGGGCCGGCGCGGGGGAGCGTCTCGGCCTGCTCGCGCAGCTGGTGACCGGAGGCACGCAGGCGCCGGCGCCGGTACTCGCGGCGATCGTGCACGGGGAGTTGCTGTCGCTGCGACCCTTCGAGGTCGCCGACGGCGTGGTCGCGCGCGCGGCCTCGCGTCTGGTGACGGTGGCGTCGGGTCTCGATCCGCACGCGCTCGGCATCCCGGAGACCACGTGGCTGAAGTTCGCCCCGAGCTACGCCGACGCGGCGGACGCGTTCGGGATGGGTGACCCCGACGGTGTGGTCGCCTGGGTCGTGCTGTGTTGCCAGGCGCTCGAAGCCGGCGGCCTGGAGGCGTTGGCCCTCGCGGAGCGCTGA